GATAACTTTATGTCCtgtttttcatggatgcctggatgttaaacttgatGGTCACAtctggtagagcagccacactgatcactttattaaatatgagagaattcagacagtttttaactctcagtcaTGCTGTAGAGTATTTTTGAGTTTGGGAACTGAAGAGTTTTGACCTGGAAACATCCAGGACCTGGAAGACATCAACTTAGGACTTGACTTAAGAGGCAGGTATGGACAAAAGTATTGGGTCACACCTCTTAGTCTTTGAATTCAAGTGTTTCCAGTCCATTTGCTACAGGTATATAAAATGAAGCACCTAGCCATTCATTCTGCCCTTAGAAACATTTGTGAAATATTTGGGTTGTTGTAAAGAGCTGGTGAATTGGAGGGTGGTGCTGTAATAGGATGCAACTGTTGCAACAGTTATTTCTCCTTCAGCTGTGTCATATATTATGGCAAAGTGAAAGTACGTAGGAACCACATCATCTCAGCCAGGAAACGTCAGACCACATAAAGTTGGGTTGCcgagcaccaaatcacagcaacagtcacctccaggtgctttttttcttcttgggtTCTTGGGTGCATTTATTTTTCCCATTTTAATTTACAAAGCTATGAATGTGTATAAATTCGGCAGCAGTACACGCTCCTTGTGGTCATTGGATTCCGTAGCTTCATGCAGCTTTGCTTCAGTTTCACTACTTCTGTTCTGGCCATCATAGCAGACGTACATTTTCAGCATTGGTGTCAAGAAATGGCACCTCACTAACTGTTAAAAAGCAGCAACCATTATTCCCAACATACGCTGCCATCCTCTGACACGTTACAAACACTAAATGTGCTGATGTGTGTGGCCTTCAGTCATTCATGGCTTCCTAATTTGGCATGAAATCCTCAAAACTGGGAGAAAACAGGCTCTAGATGGAGTTAAATTCTGAACCTGAATATCTCTGCATGTTTGTAGGTGCACACAGCTTCTTTCCCCGGCCTTTAAAgtgtaaatgattttttttcccatgtcacagaagaACCTTTTAAAATGTACTGAGCAGACatattcgtgtgtgtgtgtgcgtatgcatTTCTATTTGTGTGACAGTGAAAGAGATGAAGTGTATTCATGTTCCCCCTGCAGTCATTGCTCCTCCAGCTGTAGATGGCTGCTGTGATAGGCAGCAGAGGTTGGCAGCGAGAGGAAAGGCTTCTCCTCATCCTCGCAGTCGCCTCCTCTATCGTTCCCTGCATCAAATTGGAGCTGTCAGTCAGCTCTCACCCGCAGCACAGCACACTCTATCAGACCGCAACAACCGCGGGAAAAAACACGGCATCAGCGAGCGGCGACATAACACCAAAAGGGAGAAGGTGCAGCGAGTGCTGAAAGGAGGGCATCTGGGATTATTTGATGAAATGAAATCAGTGCTGGTTATCCGCTTATAGAAGATAAATCACTCTGTCCTTTAGAAAGTTTCATCTCACCTCCAGCAGGTAACGCAGCCCGACAGAGGGAGCAGCTGCAACTGATTTAAGACCAAATTCACTTTCAGCTGACTTTCAACTGCAGCTACATACAAATGGCACAGCTTTCATTCTCAATTAATTTCCTTATAAATCAATTTGATACTTTCATTACAAGTAAGGAGAAAAACTAGGCTGTATGAAAACTTCCTTCAGGGGGAGGTTTTAAACACTTGTGTTATCCTGCTGTGTCTTAAAATACAGCTTTAAATtgaagtttttctttattttctaccATATATATCCTGGAATATGACAGATGTGTCTCATATTTTAAATAACAAGGCCAGCATATGTACAAGTAAGTGTGAGCCAATCACTCTAAATGCTCATGGTCATTATATATGGTCATTACAGCTGCTGTCCTAATCTACGGTTTGCaagaggcagccaatcagaaggaaGTTAGGACCACAAGACGACCTACATATGTATGATTTTGAAGTCTGATTCATGCAAAGCTATGCTGGTAAAGTCCAAGAGTCCCCTTTGATAAATAGGTGTTGCATTACTATATATTTTACTTAATAGTTTCCAAGGTAACGGTTgttaacacacacaccaaaataaATAATGGCGTACCATCTAAAATAGTCACGGTTTTGAATTCCCAAATTTAGAAACTCATAAGCAAAACATTTTAGAAACAGAAGTGATTATACTGTGTCATGAGAAAAGCGTTGGTTCTCTGGGTGATGCACAACAATTAGTTTGGACATTTGTGGGGGAAAAAGTATTTTTCCCAAACACCCTGTAAATGCTGGTTGGTATGTTCTGCATACTTCCTGTCAGTTTAAGAGTGTTTTCACAGCTGCACCTGAACTCTGGTTTAATAAACAAGAACTTTCAAATCAAACTGGAAAAAGCTACAAGTTCTAATCTCATCAGCTGATTTGGATGCAAACGAAGACCAGCCATGAGGAATGCTTTGCATTAAATGAGTCTTACATGAATGTCAAGTTCGCATCAAGTTATCCAATAAGCTATATATCTCTGCTTGTTTTTACAAACATCAGTCTTACTGTTGAGCTTCATTGCTCCTGTTACAATCATCaatcattaaaataataaaaaagtaaaaaaaagacaaaacagaaaagaaactgGGCTTCCTGTACAGAATGGCAGCATCCCATCATTCTGATGTGTTGTATTTCACATACAGTTCAGAAAGAACTGCATAAGTGCATGCATGAAAAATAAACtataaaatatataactttTAGAACACGTACCCGTCCAAATATTTACAGTTTAGCCTGTATGGATTTGTATTTTACAAACCGCTGGACAGCATCGCTTTTAACAAACAGGAGGAGAAGGTGTAGGTAATGTTTTTTGCAGGATATTACTTCAACTTTGGTTCTCCAAAAATCTAATTAATATCCTGCTAAAGCAGTGAGTTAAGCACGGcgggaacattttaaaataaaatacagtgtgAGTGTTTATGGTGACGAAAGAATATGGAACATTCCTTATTAATGGGGTTTTAATAGTTTGGAGTAAGGATGCAGCTCTTTGGCATAAAGCAATGCAATGTACTCAAACAGTTTCACTTGGATGCATTCAGTGttggtttgtctctgtgtgtgagatttATTTGAAAAGACTCTTAAcctttaaatacttttttattcATGCAACCTACCCTAACCTCAGCCTTCTATACGCGTTTGCATCTGAAAGTATTAAAAGGAAATTTGGTTTTTAGTTGGGAATTAAACTCAAAGATCACAAAATCATTAAAGCATCATAAAAAAATCTATACAAATAGTTTAAGGAGAAGTTATTGGTTCAGCTTCTCAATGCAGATTAATAGAGCACATTAGTGCCTCATAGTTTGGTTTCTCATATCAGGAATGAAGCATTCTTGCAAGAAGATGAACGAGAGGAGCTGAAGGACGACTCATGACCTGTCCACTTGAGCAGACTGTCCTGTTGTCTCTGCTCTTTAGTATTGAGGCCTGTAATTGGATCACAGTGATGCTCTACGAGTTGTATGTCATCCTCATATTAAACCTCTTCCTCTATTAGTTTAATTGGCATATTCAACCTCTGAATGGAGGGAGCAGTGTGACGGTTATTTGAACTAAATCTTAACATCAGACCACCTGCAAATATTTAGTCAGGAAATGTATTAAATCTACTTTCCAtgcaccatcaacacaggagcacctcagggatgtgtcctctcgccactgctctactccctctacacttcagactgtgtggccacccatggctccaacaccattgtgaagtttgctgacgacacagtggtgttgggtgccatctccaacaacgatgaggcggcctacatggatgaagtgaagaatctggcatcgtggtgccaggacaaccacctccagctgaacgtcagcaaaaccaaggagctggtggtggacttcagaaggggtcagcacagagactacaagcccattatcatcaatggagctccagtggagagggtgcagtccttcaagtatcttggtgtccacatctcctcagacctgacatgggctgcccacattcaggtccagaccaaaaaggctaggcagcgcctgtatcacctacgacaactgaggaagttcagggtctctccaaagatcctcaggattttctatacaggcgctgtggagagcatcctcacacagaacatgacatcgtggtttgggaacagctgtgtgaaggaccaaaaagctctccagagagtgatccgtacagcagaacgctgctgcaggattgctctccccccgcttcaggacacctacaccaggagatgccggactagagcagcgcagatactgaaggacccgtcccatcctggcaacaaactgttccaacttctgcaatctggtagaaggttccgcatcttccgggcaaggacagagagactcaagaggagcttctatccccaagccatccgtgccctaaacacacacacccgccctctcacatcatctataattgactgagacaggactcttccagacactaaaccaaggcacaatgtacatttcaattcctttaattttaaatatgtttatattgtctatcctgtaaaatagtcagatatctattcatattaatgtacagaattcacctgcttgctgctactactgcacattcacccagtatatatatatatatatatatatgtatatgttcttcctctacacccccccccccccccccccccccaataatttttgcacatgtcgaggagcgtgtcaggctacatttcactgtgtgttatacttgtataactatgcatgtgacaaataaagaaccttgaacctatgTTGCATGTATTCCCTGTTTTCCTTATGTTTGCCTTTCATATTTTCAACAAATAGGTACACGGGCAGCTTTGTTGTAGACCACATGGCCACTGGTTTTCGAAGCCTCAACATTAACACTTTGGTCACCAATGTTTTGGGTTATTGGAGGCAGAAGTTATCAAATCTGGACAAAGGATGACTTTGTTGGTTACCGTAGTCTGTATCCATAAAGACACAGATAGCTGCTAATTAGGGCTAAATAACAGAATAAAATCTTGGACTTTGATTCACCAAAACTTGAGCACAGGCTTCCTCATGTGAGTGCATGGGCATATATCAAGGAGAGACCACATCAGGTACTCTACAGATGCACGGTGCACAGTAGTAGAGTCATATCTTCTCGTAGAGTCAGCTGTGCAGAGGGACATTTTTTAGAGCACTGAGGTGTTCACACAAATGCTTTGAGAGAGGTGTAAAAGAGGCCAGCTGTCTCCCTGGACGACCACCAATGAGCAAAGATGGAGGTTTATAACGTGAACGTCAGCCACCTTATAATGCAAACCCTTCTGAGACACCTGTGTGACCTCAAACACTCGCACGATGGTAGGCTGGGGCACCGACTCCAAAATGATTCTCCTATTTGTTCTGATGAGTTTTTGGTTTGTCTTTGATTTTGGTCGTCAGATATTTAAATTAACCTTGAgactttttttctgcagatCATAAGAGAAATCTCTCGGTCACTCAGACATCTTACTGACGCAATACTGAAGCATCAAATGTGGATTAATCCACCACTTAAATTCACTGATTCCTCCAGATTAAGAAAAATAGCTGCATTAGGAAATTAttgactgttgtttttaaatgaaggtATATATTTTACAAGTTCATTCTAAAGATTTGTGTTTGGAGTTGCAAGCCAGAAACATTGCAGGGAAAGTTCAGAGAAATAAaagcctttaaaaaataaaaagattattctttgtttcctctccgctttctgcttttaaaactttaataacAAAGATTTTTGTGTATAAAAATGACTTCAaacaagctgctcttcataaaGATGAACTCTGCTCACAACATAAATTTGCCTTCATTTCATTGTAACAATAAAGTAGCCGAGATGGAAACGAGCAGCATGACGCTACCGCCTCAGGCACTGGTGCATCATGGGACTCTGTCTGCGAGGGTGTGAGTATTTAAagcttgcatgtgtgtgtgtttattttcagtGCGTTTGACTATCAGCGAGTTCCCTCTTCGGTCCCTGCGGATCCCAGTCCTGTAAAACAGCCCCGCCCTTCGTCTTCgtcatcttcctcctcttcattgTCCACAGCGGCTCTGAGAATGAGGAGCAGCAGGCCGTCCAGAAGgagcaacaacacacacacctccGCCTCCAGCAGCAAATGTAAGAGGATGCTGTGCTGATAGAAAAATGACTTTGaacttttaaagtttaaacaatTTCAGATACAAAATTACAAGGTTTATATTTCTggtattatttatattataggTCAGTTATAGGGTGATGTAGCCGTGGATATTAGCTCTAAGTAAATGGCATTAAAGTACAAAACTTAACTCCAAATAATTGAACAATACTGGCAGTGGACATGCTTAATTTTCTATATTTAAAGTGGTAACATTTCACTATTTTGATATTTATGCACATTCTCAtatcctgcaaaaacaaagaaaattagTTTTGTCTCCACCAGCTTGGAAGTGGTGAAGATGTGTGTTTAACCTCTATGTTTGTGTTTAGCAACATAAAAACccagtttttcatttgtttggagCCTTGGGCGGCCGTGCATCGCTTCCTCTTCACCAGCTATTTTCAAACTCTGTTGAAGGCCCATTTTTCCGGCCTGCACATGTGTAGTTGAGTGGCAGTGATCACAGTGATCTTTCACCTTGGATTTCATTCAGCTTAAATTCAGAAAGGAAAGATGGTTAATAGGACAGGTGCTGAGAAAAGGCTCCAGTCACACACCTACTGCCAACTGCCTGGCAACCATCAGTCGCTAGGGGAAAATGAGTATTCCCTGATCAGCGAGTGGTTGCAGGAGGCTGTTTGCTGGTAGTGAAAGAgtgaattcaattttatttatatatcatcaaatcacaacaacagtgccctcaaggtgctttttcctgtaaggtaaagacccgaGAATAATATAGtgaaaacccaaacaatcaACCCCCTTGCCCACCATGTTCAGATACAGAAACTTATAATCAGCATGTTTGACCAATTACTATGATCCTATGATTCCTATGATCAAGTTGTATCCTTGTTTGATTTAATTGTCTTtattcttttcctcttttttgtgtAAAAACGTGGTCTTTTCGATGTATCATTTAGACACTCCTGAAATAATCACATGGCGCTCATATCTATAAGTCCTTCATAATGCACTTAAACAGGTGCTGCACTTTCAGAGAGTGAGCTCAGTAGGCTCGTCATGGCAGTTTCTGTTAACCAAAGACAGAAAGTCTCCATCAAACATGTGGATTTTTGAAATCACTTAATAAGCGTGTTTGTTTACaaggcaaaataaataaagtaaaataatacTGTGCTTAGCACTTGCCTGTTAACTGTACATATGCGTTCTTTTACCTTCACAGCGCCTAGTTGTCACAAACTGTTCCGAGTCTTCTTCTCTCGCTTTTCCAGTAAACTGTTTTTCATGTCCCAGAGAGACGTGCACTTTATCCATCCACTGAGAGCTACATGACCGTTAAACCTAATGAAAATATCAGCAAACATTAAATCCAGAGTCGTGGCTGTAACTCTGCCGAGGGTAAAGGACGAAGGGAAATACTGTGGCACGAGAAGTTCAGGAAGTTCAGCTGTTAAAAGGCTTTTATCGAAAAAGGGCAGAGACACCAACTCCCCGCTGCTGTCAGAGGACGATACGCAGGGGTGTTTAACGCCACATCCCTCACCAATTAACGGCTTTTAAATTTCAGACCCACACATGAGCCTCGGCCTTGATGTTCACATTTGTACACAGTTGTGATGTTCAGCCTGTTTCCCCCCCTTTAAATCTGCAGCTCCTGTGGAAACCTGCTGCACTCTGAGGATATTTCCTCTCCAAAACCCTGTTTCATGTTATCTCCCGCCTGTGTGACAGCTCATCTCGGTGGTAAGGccccagggtgctggagagaaGGCGGGTGAGGGGGGGTGCTCCAGATGGTCTCTTCATTAAAAGCTTCTGTACCGCAGGGCTCTCCTCTCCTGCTATAACCCAGCCGAGCCTATCAGCTCTCACAATTAGACCGAGTTAATAGTGCATGGAAAATAAGAATTGTTTATACTAGTTTATTACAAGCCTTAATAGTTTTTACTGCGCCCCATCACAAGGAAATTAGATTGCCTTTGCAAGCTTCAGAGGTCGAAAAGCTTTCAGGATTGAAGTAGTTTTCAGGGTCATTTGGAGAGCTGTGTGCAGCAGAGTCAGTCCATTACGGAGCACAGCGAGGGCGAGGGCTCATGCAGCTGAAGAAGGCGGCAGCGCAGCGCTAAGAGTAACTGATGGTGCAGGAGCGCGGCCTTGACGACTGCACGGGTCACTGAATGACACTCGAATCTGCATGGAGCTGTAAAATCCTACTGCGGTCAGCGCTGACTTTTGAGTTTGCATCGGCCCACTTATGAACAGAAAATGACCCTGAAACACATCAGCGCAgcaaagacagaagaagaaaaaaggactGCTCAGAGTTGTTTTACATTACATGTTGGTTTCTGTTGTCATTTGTGGGCTCAGACCATCTACCAGTTGTTGATTCTCTCTGTGGGAATGTGGATTACAGAGGTTCATTAAAACTGTTGCTGATGAGATTTGAGATTTTCTTCCACACCCAGCTGCAAAGAAACATTTATGTCGCTGGATTTATGCACGCTGATATTGAAACAGACAAATCACTGCTgtctaaaatgtttttgtctgctgcagatttgtctaGACTGGCACTAAGATGCCCCAAACATGGCAAGACAAAGGGGTGTACCatctatttttctttaatttccctTTTTACACCCTTCTCTAAGCCCTCGCTGTACTTTGTGTGTGTCAGCGCTAGGATatcaaataatttaaattaaaCCCATGTTTttaataggggtgcaacgatacacaaaattcacggttcggttcgatactttggtgtcacggttcgatattttttcgatacaaaaaaatgttcatgcctttttaatttgtcatttattaaaattataaatatatattttaactcaaaagtacagtttttaaatttaaccctaaccctaacccttgtgcgcgttttttattttgacagcgaatgcgcacctgcggaccacttatgtgcagccctggttatttagctcgtcatattgcagccacagaaattcttttgtccatgaaaccataaagctgcactttctttttgccttatagtctgatttgtcataacttttccgttttgtggtaagcttttctttggctgtcacttcttcaccctgacctgtcttatttggctcagcagaactaaaatatatatcctgctgcttttacacgcgcactcacataatgctcagcgattctctgcgcgatcaacctctcacatgtttaagcttgctgcgggagatttcacttgtcatgtttgcgtagtaagctaacgattaataagacaatgtcagaggaattggtgcacaaattatcatcactcaccaatcagtactgtcgctctctatacacagttcgcacgattgcaaagtgaaagcaaaaaacaagcgcaaattcaaacgcgatttcaatatgtcacatattgacagtggctcaccgatgccaatgacataattacccagctacatttccgaaagaatgcaaaagcattgacatagatttttccttcctacaatagccggacgggcagggcagagatagattttggtagcccgactggaaaaacgctagccccgggacgtcgggctagcgatattgcgagccctgtatctgattgaggaatcactcatctttggaaaagagagtttattacagagaaatggctctttccaaaataaaagctatactatacacttcttctgggctatattctcagcagcataaggagaatcatgtgctaacagctgtctaaatgactcggctaaagttagtagcatgcttgttgtttttgtctttgtactaggatgatgtcggcgtaaatgtgcagtcatattcgttgtgttcccactagtgctttcaggttaatctcgttgaaatgaccttaacgccacaacacggcaaatctccgttaacgagctacccctgatcgccccgtgcatgggactagacggccaacacgttaacaagctaactgcgctaacacactagttcccacccatgtaattaagcattgcatggcacatccgacatactgttttactttagtccatgactcacttaccttcagggtcatacgtcacatgaaaaccaaaataattccaaacgccagatctgaatgagggtgggggaggtccaatttgccatgttgcaaggagagcttaacttctgtctcgctagcttgccctgcgctcttccttctgactatgctgtctgtgtggagcgctcagtggatctgcgctcgacagtgcagcctaggcggagtagtcgaacgcagattcactgagcgctccacacagacagcatcgtcagaaggaaagttgataaagtaaattaaaaattttgtattgttcgatacatatgcgtaccgaaccgaaagcactgtatcgaacggttcaatatcgatacgagtatcgttgcacccctagttttTAATAACTAGTGTCACTGTCCACGTGTTATGTCTTATCTGTATACCACAtaaatttcaaatgcaggtttgacattAAACTGCAGGTCCAGGATTCAAACCCAGATTTAGCTTTATGTTCTAAACAACTGCACATTTGTTGCTTATAGGTTTTTACATGCATTCATTTGCATACTAAAAAGCTGTGTGTATTCTATGTTATGCACCCTCctcttgtgtttgtttcctcatttcctttttcctctctcacAGATCTCTCACAGTGTAACAGAGTAATTGATAAACTGTTCTGCCTCTATTTAAAGGAGGCTGAGAAAAGGGTCTCTTTCCCTCTCCCAGACCAAGCAGCTCTTCGGCTTCCTCAGATCGATCCCTGCCTCTTTGTGGGGATTTACTTCCTTTGCTTTTGACATGAATGTTCTGGTTGTCTGTTtttcacagctttatttgcttgtttaatGTTCTTACCCCATTAGCTTAGGGAGGGAAGTTCTGGGTTCTACATTTCACATGGTGGTTGGTGCAGACAACTTCTACGTTTAGGTCATTCTGCTTCCTGTTGAACTAAAGGAACCTTGTTAGTAAACCAAATCTCAAGTGCGGTCACTGAGGCAGCTTGAGCCTTCATCTTCTCAACACTTGACAACATGTAAATAAAGCCATGCATTAGCCGGTCACATTCACATAACTTTATCCGTTGATTTTAACATAGAATACTTTTTAACCTGAGTAGTCGTTATAGCCTCATGCGTcagtctttattttattttatgcatcaTGAGCCAGATTAATCCCCCTCTCTTTCTTACATCTCTCCCTGTCTCTGCAGTGAGAATGGCAGAGCTTCTTTCCATCAAAAGGGAGCTGACAGTGATCAAGGTTCAGATCGATGGCCTGCTGGACTGCGTAGACaagatggacagacagaggaagGATGGCTCAGGTAGAGACAAAGAACTGtgctgaaaataataataataaaatttaaTCCTAACGCCTTAATTGCAATTATTTTCAAAATTAGAGCTGctgtatttagtctgtgtgtgaAGCAatatttctgtgtggagtttgtttaCACAGCccgtgtttgcatgggttctGTCTAGATACTCCAACTGCCACTCACAATCCAAAGACATCAGTTAgcggggttaggttaactggtgattctataTTGCACATAAGTGTGAATGCCAGATTGGTGACCTAAGCCTaagataggctccagcccctctGTGACCCTGATAAAGATAAggagaagagaatggatggataattAGCTTCACCCCAAACCTTCCCTTACTTCCATGTCTTCCGCATGAGTCATCTGCTACTGAAGACCTTGACTTTTCACTTGACTGCTACACGTATTGCTTCCATTTTGAAATGCATCAACTGACCCCCAGACCGCACATCATAGATAAAATTTGTCAAGGTGCTGTAGTGGTAAGATctatccatctattttctttaATCCCCCCATGGTGCTGGAACTTATCCCAGCTCCCACAGGGCAAGaagcggggtacaccctggacagagacacagacagccaTTCACACCCACATTCATATGGTCGATTTAGAATCACCTGTTAGCCTAGCACtactaagtgcatgtctttggtctgcgggaggaagctggagagaacccccacagacacagggagaacatgcaagctccacacagaaaggccctggCTGCACAGTGGATTCAAGTCCAGGTCCCCTGGAGCTTCCCTGGAGGACTGATTTACAGTaactatagactgtatataagtAGCAGTCAGGTGTTTCCAATCAAATGTACTTGATTAACTAAACATCAGTAAGTGTGAACACGtctttggcagtttgctggtctgcagCATTCAGGTGTTGATGTAATGTCACAATCTTCCCAGGACTGGATGTCCCAgaaaattcaccccaaggtcagacttGACTTCAAGAAGTCAGGCTGGCTTCTTCTGCCTGTTTGAAATCAATGAAATCAATCTCCTAAGCCCATGACAGTCTAGTTGTTGTCTTTGGTGCTTTGCCAGAATATGAAAAGGCCTGTTAGCAGGAATGTAAAACCAGGCTTTGAAATATATTCAGGACTACATTTCTGTTTACAAACGAATGAGAAACATCTAACGTATTCAGTCTCGGTCATTACTTTAGAGGTGTTCGACACTGACACGCATCCCGTTTTTATTAAATGCCTATATCAACCTCAAACATCAGACTGATCCAGGTCTAATCCTTCCTGAACTCTAAATTTGAGTTTATTACGGCAAATGATCCGTCGGAGCGTTCGGTGATGCAGAGAGAGTCGCTGTGTTTACCATCAGAT
The Maylandia zebra isolate NMK-2024a linkage group LG7, Mzebra_GT3a, whole genome shotgun sequence DNA segment above includes these coding regions:
- the LOC143419574 gene encoding RNA-binding Raly-like protein isoform X3, which gives rise to MEYDKYPDDCYNRAFDYQRVPSSVPADPSPVKQPRPSSSSSSSSSLSTAALRMRSSRPSRRSNNTHTSASSSKLRMAELLSIKRELTVIKVQIDGLLDCVDKMDRQRKDGSECPESREPSVSDSSRRGSVSSLERESPEPGEASEDEPLHYQHYYPYSYTHRIKQSDQEEDL